The genomic region TGCAGCTCATTGCTGCTAATCCTGCTGGTATGTTTTCAGTGTAAATTCATTGTTTTGTTTGATCAGATATAAGTTCATCTTTTTGTACAATGTAATTGAATCTAAAAGAATGTTTAAATCACACAAAAGCTTGTATTAATTCTTTATGTAGTTTGATGGGATGATTCAATTTAGCTGAGCCAGGGATAGAATCAAGATTTTAATCGTTGTATTTTAGAGCATTGTGTTTCTCTTATGTAATTCGATTTGCATGCTTAATCACACAATATTGTTGCTTGAACATTCTTCTGGAGAATCTTGAATACGGTTTGAGATCAGAACTTATGCGGATTTGGTGTAGCTTATTATCTTTTTGTAGTGTATTGTTGCTGAAAGTATCAAATGGATGAGATTACAGAGCTTGCAACTGGGAACATTGTAAGGAGGGTTCTGCATATAATTAGGGAGGAGGAACTTTCACTTGTCACAAATGATGAAGAAGTTATGAAGAAGGAAGATTCCCATATTCAGTCCACTGCTGGTAGAAGCTTGTTGCGCCAACCTTCTCTGCATACCCTTCTAGACTGCAAGCCTGACTCAACCATAACAGATGACTTATATCCTATAGGAGAAGGTTTTGAAGTAAAAGGCAAATGTAAGTCGATAAGTTGGTTTTAGGTTCTCTAACACACCAAATTTTCCCTCATTATTGTATTCTAAGTTTGTGAGAGGTTACATATGCATCCATGATTTCAATTTCTCTGAGGTGCTAAATTTGAGTGGTTAATTGTTTCCAGCAAAAGAAATATTCAGGACGTAGTTGTGATATTTGATGCTGATTTAGTGGTATGTTTTATTCCTTACAGCATCAGAAAGAAGTTCAAAGATCTGGAAATTGAAGAATGATGTGATAGAGGGAATTAATGAACTCATTCAAGAATTAAACAATTGCCATGAACATATTGCAGAACAGGCAGTGGAGCTTATTCACCAAAAGTATATACTATTATGacttaatattcttttttactttaagGTTCTTTGAATTCTTGAGCTGTTTTTGCTGTGCTGTACTGTTGTCACTTATATTTCTCCTGTGCATAGAGTCAAGGTTTCAGTTATAGCAATAGAACTTTTGCGTCAATACTACCATGTAATCACTAAtccttattttatataatgaaCGTAAGCCTCTTGGTCCTCAGATCTCTGAACATCCCATCCTTCTAGTGTGCATTCGTTGGTTCTTGTTCTTCCACAGTTGTTAATCGTGCAATAATTTGACTAGTTGTCTGTATTTTTCAGTGAGGTGATATTAACTTTAGGTCGTTCAAGAACTGTGATGGAGTTCCTGTTCGCTGcaaaggagaaaagaagatCATTTCGGGTTTTTGTTGTAGAGGGGGCTCCAAAGTCTGTACATATCTCGTCCTACTAATCAGAATGCAAAAGCATTAGAAATGTTCTCTTTGTAGCTTACATATATACTTTTTCTGCCTCATGCTTTATAGCTATTTGGTGAAAAATTAGGTATCATGGTCATGTCCTTGCAAGAGAGTTGGCTGAAAGAGGTTTACAAACTACCTTGATTCCTGATTCTGCAGTTTTTGCAATGATTTCCCGAGTGAATATGGTAATAGCCAACTTCAACATATTTTCCTATTATGATATACTAGATAAAAGTCGAATGCTTACAATTGGAACTCTTGATAAAGGTCATAGTAGGAGTCCATGCTGTGATGGCTAATGGCGGTGTTTTAGGCCAAGTTGGCTTGAATATGGTTGCACTGGCTGCTCGGAAGCATGCTGTACCATTTGTTGTGGTTGCTGGTACTCACAAGGTATGCTGGAAGTTTAGtgcattttatttcttcaGCTCCCTACGATCATCCGAATCTTGAAAATTGCGGTCTTCCAAAATCATTATTGAAAGCTTAGGTTTTAAGTTCTCTAAATTGAAACGTCCAAATAAAAGCTTTATACGGGATCATAGCAGGAGACAGTAGTTATAATGCACAATCAAGTAGTTGACACAACAGACAGGATTCAAAACGTATGGTTGATTTTGGGTTCTCTGGTATGGATAAATTGCAATAACAgaaacccttttctttttctccagGCACTAACtttgagtttgatttttttgtatGACAGTTGTGTCCATTGTATCCTCAAGATCCAAGGGTCATcttgaatgaaatgaaatgcCCATCGGATCTCTTGGATTTTGGAGGATTGTCAGATTGCTTGGACTTTGGAAATGGCAGTGGTGTTCCTTTGATTCATATTGTCAATCCTGCATTTGATTATGTTCCCCCAGAGCTAGTCAGTCTCTTCATCACAGACATGTAAGACTATTCTATGTACTGGGACCGCTGATATTAATTCAGTtacataatttttcattttgatctGAAGCAAATTGAAAACTGCTATGTAAAAAGCTGGAGGAAAGTGGTAAAATTTCACAATATATTCTGTCTTCTAAAGTTTGTTGTTTTTACCATCAATTATTCAGTTTCTTCATACATTTATTTCCAGTTTTACACAATCAGAAATGAGAGATTTTAGTTCCTATCTCATTCGCTTATATCACATGCTAAAGACGTTCTTTACCTTTATAATAGTTGAGCTATTTCTGATCATATTCAAATCCTTTTGCAGAGGAGGACATAACCCTTCTTTTATGTTCCGGCTTCTTGCTGATTATTACTCTGCTAATGATTTGATTCTGTAAGAGCCATCTGCTGCTTAAAAGGTGGAATTCTGTATTTCTGATAAGTTAATTAGTATCGGTTTCAAAACTACATgcaaattgattatttctGTTTTCATCCTTTCGCAGGCACAGCTTAGTTGCAGATCATTGGATATTATACAAATGCAAGAAGGGGAGAAAAGAAACCTGAGATAaggattttagtttattatgaTTTCTGCTACTGGTGGGGCTCTTGATGAGAGATAATAACACTCAttcgtttttctttttctttttttttttctctattttatttttatttttatgcctTCTGTTATACATTGTGTCTCCACCAACGTAAAGCAGTTGCAAGCAAAAGCAAAGTTCTGACAGGAAAATCTTCATGACAATTCTTGATAAAATACCTATTTGTTTGCAATTACCATCCCAAAAGATGAGTTTTATTATTGCAATTCCAAATCAGTAATTTGGCCCCTTGTACAAGGGTTCTGTCATCAGGTTATTCAGGAACAACCCTGATACATATCTGAGGGTGTCAGATATCTGAACT from Ricinus communis isolate WT05 ecotype wild-type chromosome 9, ASM1957865v1, whole genome shotgun sequence harbors:
- the LOC8263741 gene encoding translation initiation factor eIF-2B subunit beta isoform X1, which gives rise to MPETQTLINEFVTNLRKRKIDGSQATALRTAELLRSVISHLKAPQANQASALIDAVKNVGVQLIAANPAELATGNIVRRVLHIIREEELSLVTNDEEVMKKEDSHIQSTAGRSLLRQPSLHTLLDCKPDSTITDDLYPIGEGFEVKGKSSERSSKIWKLKNDVIEGINELIQELNNCHEHIAEQAVELIHQNEVILTLGRSRTVMEFLFAAKEKRRSFRVFVVEGAPKYHGHVLARELAERGLQTTLIPDSAVFAMISRVNMVIVGVHAVMANGGVLGQVGLNMVALAARKHAVPFVVVAGTHKLCPLYPQDPRVILNEMKCPSDLLDFGGLSDCLDFGNGSGVPLIHIVNPAFDYVPPELVSLFITDIGGHNPSFMFRLLADYYSANDLIL
- the LOC8263741 gene encoding translation initiation factor eIF-2B subunit beta isoform X2, with the protein product MDEITELATGNIVRRVLHIIREEELSLVTNDEEVMKKEDSHIQSTAGRSLLRQPSLHTLLDCKPDSTITDDLYPIGEGFEVKGKSSERSSKIWKLKNDVIEGINELIQELNNCHEHIAEQAVELIHQNEVILTLGRSRTVMEFLFAAKEKRRSFRVFVVEGAPKYHGHVLARELAERGLQTTLIPDSAVFAMISRVNMVIVGVHAVMANGGVLGQVGLNMVALAARKHAVPFVVVAGTHKLCPLYPQDPRVILNEMKCPSDLLDFGGLSDCLDFGNGSGVPLIHIVNPAFDYVPPELVSLFITDIGGHNPSFMFRLLADYYSANDLIL